Part of the Liberibacter crescens BT-1 genome is shown below.
TGAACACTTCATTAACCTTAATGTTATTTAAATAACGGTAATTCTATTGGAAACAATGATCATCTTGGAGATGAATGTTTCTTGTGGAATACGATTATTTTTTGATGAGGTACGTTGAATGAAAATCAGGCATGTAGCAATCCTGATGGGAGGTTTTTCTTCAGAGAGATTAATAAGCTTTTCTTCAGGAGAAACTTGTGCTGTAGCTCTTGAAGAGGCAGGATTTGAAGTTAGCCGAGTCAATGTTAATCGTTCGGTAGCAGAAGTTCTTGTTGATCTTAAACCAGATATTGCTTTGAATGTTTTGCATGGTGCTTTTGGTGAAGATGGTATTTTGCAAGGCATATTAGAGTATTTGCAAATTCCATATACATATTCTGGTGTTTTGGCATCAGCATTAGCTATGGATAAAGTACGTGCAAAGCAGATAGTTTCTTCTCAAGGTATTTCTGTTGCTCCATCAATTGTGGTGAATCGTCGTTTTATGTGTTCTGAACATGTTATGCCTCCACCTTATGTGATTAAACCTTTAAAAGGAGGTTCTTCCTTGGGAGTTTTAATTGTTAGGAAAGAAGATGCTGTTCCTTTGCATGTTATAAATTCACCAGAATGGGATTATGGAGATGAAATTCTGGTTGAGAAATATATCGATGGCATTGAGCTCACATGTGGAGTGATGGGAGATAAGGCTCTCGATGTTGTTGAAATCGTTCCAGTAGGGCAGGATTTTTATAATTATGATGCAAAATATAAAGAAAATAATTGTAAGCATATTCTGCCTGCAAGAATACCTTCGGATATTTATGAAAAAATAAGAACATTATCTTTAAAAGCCCATAAAATTATAGGTTGTCGAGGTATCAGTAGGTCAGATTTTATTTTTAATAATATTACAGGAGAAATAATCTGGTTAGAAATTAATACTCAGCCAGGAATGACACCAACATCACTTATACCAGAAATGGCATTACATTCAGGATATTCTTTTGGAGAACTGCTTCAATGGATATTAAAGGATGCTTCATGTTTACGTTAATGGAGAGAAATTCTATAATAAGGTTCATTGTTCCTTTTTTGGTTTTAAAATGTTAGTGTTTTGGGTTTCTTTTAAAAAACATTAAAGCGTTTTTTACGACTGTTGATAAACTTTGTTTTATATCATATTCCATCGTCTACAGGGTTGATATCAGCGATATTTTTTTATATTGGAGTTGGTTTATATGGCATGTCTTTAGGAGGACATCAAAAACTTGTGATGAAGACGATTTCTTCTTATACAGGTCTTTTTATTGAAAATATAAAGGTTTCTGGTAACATTGAAACGTCTGAGTCTGATGTTTTGCAACTTTTAAGCCTTAATGAATTAACATCAATATTAGAATTTGATGTTGCTGTTGCCAGACAGAAGTTATCTATGTTGCCTTGGATTAAAGATATTGAGGTACGTAAGGTTTATCCAAATACTATCGAAATTCGTATCGCAGAACGTACGGCTTCTGCGATATGGCAATATGATTCTAATCTTTCTTTAATAGATAAAACAGGAAAATTAATTGTACCATTAACTGATAAAAGGTTTATGAATCTTCCTGTGTTGGTTGGTCGTGATGCTGAAAAAACAATTTCTTCTTTTGATAAACAATTTATAATTTGGCCAGCAATTAAAGAGCGTATTAAGGCATATGTTTGGGTTGCCAGTAGGCGTTGGGATCTTTATCTTTATAATGGTATTATTATAAAATTACCTGAAGATGGAGTTGACTTGGCATTACTTAGACTTTTAGAAATGGAAAAGAAATATAATATTTTAGAACGAGATATTTCTGTTGTTGACTTAAGACTTTCTGATCGTATGACTGTTCGTCTTACCCCAGATGCTCTTGTGCGTCGTCAAGCAGTTATTGATGAACGTAAAAGAATAAAAAATAAGGGGTATCACGGCACATGAGTATTTTAAGAAGCTCTCGTTTTGGTTTGCCGCGCATAAAGCCTTTATCATCTAAGCGTT
Proteins encoded:
- a CDS encoding cell division protein FtsQ/DivIB; the protein is MINFVLYHIPSSTGLISAIFFYIGVGLYGMSLGGHQKLVMKTISSYTGLFIENIKVSGNIETSESDVLQLLSLNELTSILEFDVAVARQKLSMLPWIKDIEVRKVYPNTIEIRIAERTASAIWQYDSNLSLIDKTGKLIVPLTDKRFMNLPVLVGRDAEKTISSFDKQFIIWPAIKERIKAYVWVASRRWDLYLYNGIIIKLPEDGVDLALLRLLEMEKKYNILERDISVVDLRLSDRMTVRLTPDALVRRQAVIDERKRIKNKGYHGT
- a CDS encoding D-alanine--D-alanine ligase, which encodes MKIRHVAILMGGFSSERLISFSSGETCAVALEEAGFEVSRVNVNRSVAEVLVDLKPDIALNVLHGAFGEDGILQGILEYLQIPYTYSGVLASALAMDKVRAKQIVSSQGISVAPSIVVNRRFMCSEHVMPPPYVIKPLKGGSSLGVLIVRKEDAVPLHVINSPEWDYGDEILVEKYIDGIELTCGVMGDKALDVVEIVPVGQDFYNYDAKYKENNCKHILPARIPSDIYEKIRTLSLKAHKIIGCRGISRSDFIFNNITGEIIWLEINTQPGMTPTSLIPEMALHSGYSFGELLQWILKDASCLR